The Antennarius striatus isolate MH-2024 chromosome 11, ASM4005453v1, whole genome shotgun sequence genome window below encodes:
- the cep68 gene encoding centrosomal protein of 68 kDa isoform X1: MEATGHERRWTTRLLNRRFPDETERAADSRQPHKSVAMAPKSRYLTDRRYSARKPLFATEQHASILKKTDPPEHTQRDKQLDPTRRDEHQLHPAFSVLTRAREALPPETFDLSHSDISSSSGWRDDLGSPLAVSELRVGPFSEGSPFPVRRPSQRSPSSSILEVQRFSPPMRPRLTSTVLHPTYTPRLGGSRMGRTRLGQGGRAEQSGEGDKERSQSKVSPMSPHQANYWACAIPKAPPPSPDRSSSRWDPNREYQALLDYTYPLRPGQVVTEWNPSKLRGDSLLLTDPNFQDSGIEPDQLCSSRSLSGLGFSLSVGHRSPDLQAFTQSDPDSSISQSDPVDFSRDSPDGKSRRGTSRQRHHHRPPSSSSSSSLSPAFIRSTSLLPRSRCFGGEVDEEFRPLPEQLEELQLLSRQVREATAQLSRPLGASWESLDPDATSILSSTPLLLEKQEEDGDQGEELGAKYPGGSRHSRDEMIRQEMSAAHTADWGSKAWGRSSEAWVEPVRGVSQSGLGEAERLRGVGLRRNQESQEQNESLMQHIQVFSSLLEQLIQQLYAALEKMQLLAVPTVDTDGRKTSQSFQVDGHQPLTSSVLHTGELLLSCINTTSPFLRDSLLLIERQSGALETHMEDLFSSIRSTVDGLTRMKAAHRSREGEPAPLGVQASTS, from the exons ATGGAAGCCACGGGACACGAGCGGCGATGGACGACGCGTCTACTCAACAGGAGATTCCCAGATGAAACGGAGAGAGCCGCGGACTCACGACAGCCGCACAAAAGCGTTGCCATGGCGCCCAAATCCAGGTACCTGACGGACAGACGGTACTCAGCCAGGAAGCCTCTGTTCGCCACGGAACAACACGCGTCCATCTTAAAGAAGACAGAtccaccagaacacacacagcgG GACAAACAGTTGGATCCAACAAGAAGAGATGAACACCAGCTCCACCCGGCCTTCAGCGTCTTGACCAGAGCGAGAGAAGCTCTTCCCCCAgagacctttgacctctcccACAGTgacatctcctcttcctctggctgGAGAGACGACCTCGGCTCCCCCCTGGCGGTCTCGGAGCTCCGGGTCGGTCCGTTCAGTGAAGGATCTCCTTTCCCTGTCAGAAGACCGTCCCAGCGGAGCCCCTCCAGCTCCATCCTGGAGGTCCAGAGGTTTAGTCCTCCCATGAGGCCCCGGCTGACCTCCACCGTCCTGCACCCCACCTACACCCCTCGTCTGGGGGGCTCCAGGATGGGCCGGACCCGACTGGGACAGGGAGGGAGGGCGGAGCAAAGTGGAGAAGGGGATAAAGAACGCTCTCAATCAAAAGTATCCCCAATGTCTCCCCATCAGGCGAACTACTGGGCGTGTGCCATCCCTAAAGCTCCGCCCCCCTCACCGGACAGGAGTTCTTCTAGATGGGACCCAAACAGGGAGTACCAGGCCCTGCTGGACTACACCTACCCCCTGAGGCCGGGGCAGGTGGTGACTGAGTGGAATCCCTCCAAACTCAGGGGAGACTCTCTCCTGCTCACCGACCCCAACTTTCAGGACTCGGGGATCGAACCGGATCAGCTGTGCAGCTCCAGGAGCCTGTCAGGTTTGGGTTTCTCCCTCAGCGTGGGTCATAGGTCACCTGACCTGCAGGCGTTCACCCAATCCGATCCAGACTCCAGTATCTCCCAGTCAGATCCCGTGGATTTCTCCCGGGACAGTCCGGACGGTAAGAGCAGACGTGGAACGAGTCGTCAGCGACATCATCACcgtcctccatcctcctcctcctcttcctccctctcccctgCCTTCATCCGCTCCACCAGTCTCCTTCCGCGCTCCAGGTGTTTTGGAGGGGAGGTGGACGAAGAGTTCCGGCCGTTACCGGAGCaactggaggagctgcagctgctctccaGACAG GTGAGGGAGGCGACGGCCCAGCTGAGCCGACCCCTCGGAGCCAGTTGGGAGTCTCTGGATCCGGACGCgacctccatcctctcctccacccccctcctgctggagaaacaggaggaggatggagaccAGGGGGAGGAGCTCGGCGCCAAATATCCTGGAGGAAGCCGTCATTCCAGAGACGAGATGATCCGACAGGAAATGAGCGCCGCTCACACGG CCGACTGGGGCTCCAAAGCATGGGGGAGGAGTTCTGAAGCCTGGGTGGAGCCTGTCAGAGGAGTGAGCCAATCAGGCCTCGGGGAGGCGGAGCGTCTGCGTGGCGTCGGCCTGAGGAGAAACCAGGAGAGCCAGGAGCAGAATGAATCCCTGATGCAGCACATCCAG GTCTTCAGTTCCCTCCTGGAGCAGCTCATCCAGCAGCTGTACGCGGCGTTAGAGAAGATGCAGCTGCTGGCTGTCCCCACTGTGGACACAGACGGCCGGAAGACCTCTCAG AGTTTCCAGGTGGACGGCCATCAGCCCCTGACCTCCTCCGTCCTGCACACCGGAGAGCTTCTCCTCAGCTGCATCAACACCACGTCTCCAT TTTTACGAGACTCCCTGCTGCTGATCGAGAGGCAATCCGGAGCTCTGGAGACCCACATGGAGGATTTGTTCTCCTCCATCCGCTCCACCGTCGACGGCCTGACCCGGATGAAAGCGGCCCATCGGAGCAGAGAAGGGGAGCCCGCACCTCTGGGGGTCCAGGCGTCCACTTCATGA
- the cep68 gene encoding centrosomal protein of 68 kDa isoform X2 — protein sequence MEATGHERRWTTRLLNRRFPDETERAADSRQPHKSVAMAPKSRYLTDRRYSARKPLFATEQHASILKKTDPPEHTQRDKQLDPTRRDEHQLHPAFSVLTRAREALPPETFDLSHSDISSSSGWRDDLGSPLAVSELRVGPFSEGSPFPVRRPSQRSPSSSILEVQRFSPPMRPRLTSTVLHPTYTPRLGGSRMGRTRLGQGGRAEQSGEGDKERSQSKVSPMSPHQANYWACAIPKAPPPSPDRSSSRWDPNREYQALLDYTYPLRPGQVVTEWNPSKLRGDSLLLTDPNFQDSGIEPDQLCSSRSLSGLGFSLSVGHRSPDLQAFTQSDPDSSISQSDPVDFSRDSPDGKSRRGTSRQRHHHRPPSSSSSSSLSPAFIRSTSLLPRSRCFGGEVDEEFRPLPEQLEELQLLSRQVREATAQLSRPLGASWESLDPDATSILSSTPLLLEKQEEDGDQGEELGAKYPGGSRHSRDEMIRQEMSAAHTADWGSKAWGRSSEAWVEPVRGVSQSGLGEAERLRGVGLRRNQESQEQNESLMQHIQVEMMSNNI from the exons ATGGAAGCCACGGGACACGAGCGGCGATGGACGACGCGTCTACTCAACAGGAGATTCCCAGATGAAACGGAGAGAGCCGCGGACTCACGACAGCCGCACAAAAGCGTTGCCATGGCGCCCAAATCCAGGTACCTGACGGACAGACGGTACTCAGCCAGGAAGCCTCTGTTCGCCACGGAACAACACGCGTCCATCTTAAAGAAGACAGAtccaccagaacacacacagcgG GACAAACAGTTGGATCCAACAAGAAGAGATGAACACCAGCTCCACCCGGCCTTCAGCGTCTTGACCAGAGCGAGAGAAGCTCTTCCCCCAgagacctttgacctctcccACAGTgacatctcctcttcctctggctgGAGAGACGACCTCGGCTCCCCCCTGGCGGTCTCGGAGCTCCGGGTCGGTCCGTTCAGTGAAGGATCTCCTTTCCCTGTCAGAAGACCGTCCCAGCGGAGCCCCTCCAGCTCCATCCTGGAGGTCCAGAGGTTTAGTCCTCCCATGAGGCCCCGGCTGACCTCCACCGTCCTGCACCCCACCTACACCCCTCGTCTGGGGGGCTCCAGGATGGGCCGGACCCGACTGGGACAGGGAGGGAGGGCGGAGCAAAGTGGAGAAGGGGATAAAGAACGCTCTCAATCAAAAGTATCCCCAATGTCTCCCCATCAGGCGAACTACTGGGCGTGTGCCATCCCTAAAGCTCCGCCCCCCTCACCGGACAGGAGTTCTTCTAGATGGGACCCAAACAGGGAGTACCAGGCCCTGCTGGACTACACCTACCCCCTGAGGCCGGGGCAGGTGGTGACTGAGTGGAATCCCTCCAAACTCAGGGGAGACTCTCTCCTGCTCACCGACCCCAACTTTCAGGACTCGGGGATCGAACCGGATCAGCTGTGCAGCTCCAGGAGCCTGTCAGGTTTGGGTTTCTCCCTCAGCGTGGGTCATAGGTCACCTGACCTGCAGGCGTTCACCCAATCCGATCCAGACTCCAGTATCTCCCAGTCAGATCCCGTGGATTTCTCCCGGGACAGTCCGGACGGTAAGAGCAGACGTGGAACGAGTCGTCAGCGACATCATCACcgtcctccatcctcctcctcctcttcctccctctcccctgCCTTCATCCGCTCCACCAGTCTCCTTCCGCGCTCCAGGTGTTTTGGAGGGGAGGTGGACGAAGAGTTCCGGCCGTTACCGGAGCaactggaggagctgcagctgctctccaGACAG GTGAGGGAGGCGACGGCCCAGCTGAGCCGACCCCTCGGAGCCAGTTGGGAGTCTCTGGATCCGGACGCgacctccatcctctcctccacccccctcctgctggagaaacaggaggaggatggagaccAGGGGGAGGAGCTCGGCGCCAAATATCCTGGAGGAAGCCGTCATTCCAGAGACGAGATGATCCGACAGGAAATGAGCGCCGCTCACACGG CCGACTGGGGCTCCAAAGCATGGGGGAGGAGTTCTGAAGCCTGGGTGGAGCCTGTCAGAGGAGTGAGCCAATCAGGCCTCGGGGAGGCGGAGCGTCTGCGTGGCGTCGGCCTGAGGAGAAACCAGGAGAGCCAGGAGCAGAATGAATCCCTGATGCAGCACATCCAGGTAGAAATGATGTCAAACAACATCTga